A stretch of Mastomys coucha isolate ucsf_1 unplaced genomic scaffold, UCSF_Mcou_1 pScaffold3, whole genome shotgun sequence DNA encodes these proteins:
- the LOC116074889 gene encoding olfactory receptor 1361-like, whose product MNCSQAPGFILLGLSSDPEKWQLLFSLFLVLYLLGLLGNLLLLLAIGTDVHLHTPMYFFLSQLSLVDLCFITTIGPKMLESLWTGDGSISFSGCLTQLYFFAVFADMDNLLLAVMAIDRYAAICHPLLYPLLMTPCRCGVLVGGSWGVAHCVSLTHTLLLSQVYFHTNQEIPHFFCDFRPLLLLSCSDAQLNEGLMMALAGVLGNSALFCIVSSYGCIFRAVARVPSAQGKRKALATCSSHLSVVLLFYSTVFATYLKPPSSSRSSGEVVAAVMYTLVTPTLNPFIYSLRNKDVKSSLRRILNMMKSHV is encoded by the coding sequence ATGAACTGCAGTCAGGCTCCTGGCTTTATCCTTTTGGGACTGTCCAGTGACCCAGAGAAATGGCAGCTCCTCTTTAGCCTTTTCCTTGTTCTCTACTTGTTGGGCCTTTTAGGGAACCTGCTACTCCTGTTAGCTATTGGTACTGATGTCCACCTGCACACTCCCATGTATTTCTTCCTCAGTCAGCTCTCACTTGTGGATCTTTGCTTCATCACCACCATAGGCCCTAAAATGCTGGAGTCTCTGTGGACTGGAGATGGTTCAATCTCATTCTCTGGATGCCTGACCCAGTTGTACTTCTTTGCTGTTTTTGCTGACATGGATAACCTGCTTCTGGCAGTTATGGCAATTGACCGCTATGCTGCTATCTGCCATCCACTGCTCTACCCACTTCTCATGACTCCTTGTAGATGTGGGGTTCTGGTCGGTGGGTCATGGGGAGTAGCTCATTGTGTGTCTCTGACCCATACTTTGTTGCTCTCTCAGGTATATTTTCATACCAATCAAGAGATTCCtcattttttctgtgattttagGCCTCTCTTATTGCTTTCCTGCTCTGATGCTCAACTCAATGAGGGTCTGATGATGGCTTTGGCTGGAGTTTTAGGAAACAGTGCGCTTTTCTGCATTGTAAGTTCTTATGGTTGTATTTTTCGTGCTGTGGCTAGAGTTCCATCAGcacaggggaaaagaaaagccCTGGCCACATGCAGTTCCCACCTGTCTGTAGTCCTCCTTTTCTACAGCACAGTCTTTGCCACCTACCTGAAGCCCCCATCTAGTTCTCGTTCCTCTGGGGAGGTGGTAGCTGCTGTCATGTATACTCTGGTAACTCCCACTCTGAACCCCTTCATTTATAGTCTGAGAAATAAGGATGTTAAGAGTTCACTAAGAAGAATCCTGAATATGATGAAGTCTCACGTCTAA
- the LOC116075017 gene encoding saoe class I histocompatibility antigen, A alpha chain-like: protein MGSSSNCAILQMVVVALAVTQIGAGSHSLRYFHTALSRPGRGEPQYISVGYVDDVQFQRCDSIEEIPRMEPRALWMEKEGPEYWKELKLKVKNIAQSARAGLRSLLRYYNHSESGSHILQWMVSCEVGPDMRLLGAHYQAAYDGSDYITLNEDLSSWTAVDMVAQISKKKLESDGAAEYVRAYMEGECLELLHRFLDNGKETLQRAGMRNN from the exons ATGGGGTCCTCAAGCAACTGTGCTATCCTGCAGATGGTGGTGGTCGCTCTGGCTGTTACCCAAATAGGTGCTG GCTCACATTCACTGCGTTATTTTCACACTGCCCTGTCACGGCCGGGCCGTGGGGAGCCCCAGTACATCTCTGTGGGCTACGTGGATGATGTGCAGTTTCAGCGCTGTGATAGCATTGAGGAGATTCCGAGGATGGAGCCACGTGCACTTTGGATGGAGAAGGAAGGACCAGAATATTGGAAGGAGCTGAAACTTAAGGTCAAGAATATTGCACAAAGTGCCAGAGCAGGCCTTAGGTCCCTGCTCCGCTACTACAACCACAGTGAAAGCG GCTCTCACATCCTGCAGTGGATGGTTTCCTGTGAGGTGGGGCCAGACATGCGCCTTCTTGGAGCACACTATCAGGCTGCATATGATGGCTCGGATTACATCACCCTGAATGAAGACCTAAGCTCCTGGACTGCAgtggacatggtggctcagatCTCGAAGAAGAAGTTAGAGTCAGATGGTGCAGCAGAGTATGTCAGGGCCTATATGGAGGGAGAGTGCCTGGAATTGCTCCACAGATTTCTGGATAATGGAAAGGAGACTCTTCAGCGAGCAGGTATGAGGAACAACTAG